One part of the Neoarius graeffei isolate fNeoGra1 chromosome 2, fNeoGra1.pri, whole genome shotgun sequence genome encodes these proteins:
- the dusp8a gene encoding dual specificity protein phosphatase 8 isoform X2 — protein MSLEVVISSPEECFCCPTPHTGMRLKIRVRRMKEARELRGGFAAFSSCFPGLCEGKPVATLPMSLSQPCLPVANVGPTRILPHLYLGSQKDVLNKDLMAQNGITYVLNASNTCPKPEFISESHFMRIPVNDNYCEKLLPWLDKTNEFIDKAKVSNCRVIVHCLAGISRSATIAIAYIMKTMGLSSDEAYRFVKDRRPSISPNFNFLGQLLEFEKGLRLLKALSSGQEKNEQPSKVEEPKTESTSKSEKARLDHESEISETETKLPSPTSLQQGFNGLNLSAERIMDTNRLKRSFSLDIKSVYTPNQGPHLTPIHVEDVPKLCKLDSPSPGSSNGVCQLSPCSDSPSSADSPSPVAESSTKVRLRRKNKHSGASSPVQSLSLNFGRSLSGHKSPSLDENLKSAMLLGLPVAGTGPMWTKHRDTSQATTPVTPTGDAPWFYESLTSTGGGSAPVHFAPLGCSALPGPCETVRLRQKAGEVRESRASWHEDTAGSASGTDKQFKRRSCQMEFEDGISDTRSREELGKIGKQSSFSGSMEIIEVS, from the exons ATGTCCCTGGAAGTGGTCATATCCTCTCCTGAGGAGTGTTTCTGCTGCCCCACTCCTCACACCGGCATGAGGCTGAAGATCAGAGTGCGCAGGATGAAGGAGGCTCGGGAGCTGCGAG GTGGCTTTGCAGCATTCTCCTCCTGCTTCCCAGGTCTGTGTGAAGGAAAGCCAGTGGCCACACTACCCATGAGCCTGTCTCAACCCTGCCTGCCTGTGGCCAATGTGGGCCCCACACGTATCCTGCCCCATCTCTATCTCGGCTCCCAGAAAGATGTGCTTAACAAG GATCTGATGGCCCAGAATGGTATCACATATGTActtaatgccagcaacacatgTCCAAAACCTGAGTTCATCTCTGAGAGCCACTTCATGCGCATTCCTGTCAATGACAACTATTGTGAGAAGCTCTTACCCTGGCTGGACAAAACTAATGAGTTCATCG ACAAAGCCAAGGTTTCCAACTGCAGAGTCATTGTCCATTGTTTAGCTGGCATCTCCAGGTCTGCCACTATTGCCATTGCTTACATCATGAAAACAATGGGCTTGTCATCGGATGAGGCATACAG GTTTGTTAAAGATCGCAGACCTTCAATATCACCAAACTTTAACTTCCTGGGCCAACTGCTTGAGTTTGAGAAGGGTCTCCGTCTGCTGAAGGCACTGTCCTCAGGTCAGGAGAAGAATGAGCAGCCTAGCAAAGTAGAGGAACCAAAAACAGAATCCACCTCCAAATCCGAGAAAGCTAGACTAGATCACGAGTCAGAGATCTCGGAGACGGAAACCAAGCTGCCGTCACCCACATCACTCCAGCAGGGCTTCAATGGTCTCAATCTGTCAGCTGAGCGCATCATGGACACCAACCGCCTCAAGCGCTCCTTCTCTTTGGACATCAAGTCCGTCTACACACCCAACCAGGGTCCTCACCTCACGCCCATTCACGTTGAGGATGTCCCCAAGCTCTGCAAACTGGACAGCCCCAGTCCAGGGTCCTCGAATGGCGTGTGCCAGTTGTCTCCATGTTCAGACAGCCCCAGCTCTGCCGATTCACCAAGCCcggtggctgagagcagtacaaagGTTCGCTTGCGCAGGAAAAACAAGCACAGCGGAGCCAGCTCACCTGTGCAGTCTCTGAGCCTGAACTTTGGTCGTTCACTGTCTGGGCACAAGAGCCCAAGCTTGGACGAGAACCTGAAGTCTGCAATGCTGCTTGGCCTGCCTGTAGCTGGCACTGGCCCCATGTGGACCAAACACCGGGACACTTCACAGGCTACCACACCAGTCACACCAACAGGCGATGCCCCCTGGTTCTACGAATCACTGACTAGCACAGGGGGTGGGTCAGCACCAGTACATTTTGCTCCACTTGGCTGCAGTGCACTCCCAGGGCCGTGTGAGACTGTCCGGTTACGTCAGAAGGCAGGAGAGGTACGAGAGTCCCGGGCAAGCTGGCATGAAGATACAGCTGGCTCTGCATCTGGTACTGACAAACAGTTCAAACGACGTAGTTGTCAAATGGAGTTTGAAGATGGAATCTCAGATACACGGTCAAGGGAGGAGCTTGGCAAGATTGGTAAGCAGTCCAGCTTCTCAGGCAGTATGGAGATCATCGAAGTGTCCTGA